The stretch of DNA ACGTCTACACTCCAATAAGTATAAACACTTAGGGCTGTTCAAAAGAGGATTTGTCCCTGTCCCCCCTACCCAAATAGGCTCTAGAAGTTTAACAGTACAACAATCATGTAGAATGGGTAAATGAGCCAGATGTTCAACCAGTGTTACAATCTCTGCTACAATGGTTTCATTTGTATGCAAATGATAGACATGAGTGCTTCATTTGAACCACTAACTTGTTAATTCTAGATCTTGTTGAATTAAAACTCTGTTGGCATAAGATCTTAGATGCTGGTAGAACAAGTTTTTAAATATCCTGAGGGAATTTTCTTTTTAGCACCAATCTTAGTGTTGTTTCCTTCAGTTTGTTATCATACATTGACACATAGATGTGGAGATCGAGACACAGTTGTATCTTTGAATTTATGGTTACACAACTTACATAGCAATTGAAGTTGGTTCCTTAAAACATTGTGCTATTGATGCAGGATACTCCAAGCTTGGTTAAGCTTCTTTCAGTTTTGGTTGAAATATTTGGACCCATTCCCCTATTTTTAAAGAATTATGAGAATTATCATGGAAAGTCAGATGTCAAATCTTATCTGGAGTTGTTCAATGCTGACCTTCTCCCTTGGTGTTTTAATGGAAAATATAGCACCTGTAACTCAAAGATTGATTTGTTGCTTTCGTTATTTCAAGATGAGTGCTTCTTTGACCAATGGTGTTCCATCATCAAATATACTAGAGCTGAACAAAAGCACTCCATTGATGATAAGACCTCAAACATTAAGGACCGATTAGAATTGCTTACGCTGTTGCTTCAGAAAGTCAGAGAAAGAATTGCTGGGGGAAAGCTAAGGAACTTACAGAAAAATGGTTATCTTCCAGAACATTGGCAGCATGATTTATTAGATGCTACTGCAACTTCTGTCCTCTGTGATTTGACTGCTGCAAATCATCATGTTAGTTTTCTGTGGTATGTGCTTCAATCCCTATTTATTTGTTCCTTTGTGAATGTTTTTATTTCCAGGTGCCAGCACACAGGTTTGATTTGTGCTAATTTATATGTGTAAAATTTCAGTGCTGCACTTGGTGGTTCAGATCAGGAGGATCAGATCTGTTTTCTTTCTGCTGAAACTGTTCATAAAGTTCTTGGATCCATTGTAAAGGATTTGGCATCGGCACTCTTGGTATCAACTTTTGAATGGGCAAGGCTTGCATATTCTTTGTTGTTGCCTTCTGAACCCGAGCATTTGAAGCTTCCAGAAGAAAATTCCTTGCCAATCAACATTGAGATGGCTCTATTCGCTTTTAAAGTGCTTCAGGGTAGCTTCTTTTCACTAGGGAGACTTGAGGAAGATTCTGTATTCCCTTCTATTCTGGCATCTCTGTTTGTCATTGAATGGGAATGTAGCATGTCTTTGGCTATTGATGATGAAAGTGATTTGGAAGGTCATATAAAAGGTATGGATGTTGGTTCTTCTATGAGCAGAAGCTCAAAAGATTATTTGGATGAGAAAATGCATTTGAAAGCTAACCTTGCAGAAAGCATACATGCTTTTTGTCAAAGCTTAAGTCCATCCTTTTGGAATAACCTTCCTTCATGCACATTGAATAGATTGGCAAATATTCTAGCTCAATCTGTCAGGTATTCTGTATTTCAGACAAGAGACTTGCATGTGGAAAAGACAGCAGTCTTATGTTCTGAGTGGGTGGtggaaatgttgaagctcatcTGTCTTGATGACATAAACTTGCAAAGCTTTTTTGATCTTTTGCTATCCGAGGGAGAATATTGGCCGCTCTGGTTGAAGCCATGTTTACAAAATGGGCATGCATCTGTGAAGGTCCAGTTGGAGCCGGCTATTACAGATGACATTGTAAGAGTTCTTTTCTCTGTCTTCTTTCTCCCCATAGTCCTTGCTTTTATTTGGCACAAAATATTTAAGTAGCACATCTTTGGATGATGAGTCATATGTTTATGAAATTTCTGCATAGTTAGCTAAATGTGTAACTTATCTGTCGTAGACAGTAGTTATCCTCAAAATTTATCTGATTTGCACTGTTCTATCTGCTATCTGAGTTATGTTTTAAATGAAATGGCACTTTATTTGTGAGAGTTCTCAGTCACTGTAGTAGCTCTGGAGAACTAAATCAATAATTCCTTTGGTGCAGGAACTGAAACACGAGCGGTTTGTTGCTTTCGTTGATAGGCTTATTCTCAATCTCGGCTTTGGTGAAGTGATTTTAGGTGTTCCAGGAAATCTACGATGTGCCACATCACAATCAATTGATATTACTTCACCTATGTCTTCCTTGTCTAGAGCATGGGTCGCTGGTGAGATCCTTTGCACTTGGACATGGAAAGGGGGAAGTGCACTGGAAACATTCTTGCCTTCTCTGGTTCAGTACATGAAAGAGGAATCATGTCTTGAGGTTAGCATTGTGTCTTTGTTGCTTGACACAGTGTTAGGGGGCACCCTTATGCATGAGAGTGGTCCATGGGTACTGTTTAACGCTTGGCATCTTTCTGACAACGAGATTGGGAAAATTCAAGACCGTTTTCTCCGTGCTCTTGTGGCTTTGTTATTTACTACTAACACAAAGAATTGTCTTTGGAGAGAATCTGACGCACTTGTATTTTTTGAGCAACTGTTGAGCAATCTTTTTATGGGCTCAACGGTAAACAGAAAATGTCTGAAAGTTCTTCCCTTTGTTATGAGTACCATCATAAAACCATTGCCGCAGAAATTGAATGAAGATACTCCATATGGTGATTTGGTCAGGAAAAGCATATTGAGTTGGCTTGAGGCAGCCATCTCTTGCCTGTCATCCAGCCCAAGGGAAGTACCAGTGCAAGGTAGGCTTCATTAGAATTCTTACTAGATAACTCACATACAATACTGCCTTTACAAACATGTAATATGATCTCTTACTTTGTCAGATATTGAGGACTGGATGCAAGTGGCGCTGTCTTGCTTCCCATTGAGCATAACTGGAGGAGCTCAGAGATTGGTAGTTACGGTTGAGCGAGAAATCAGTGATGCAGAGATATTATTAATGCTGACTCTCTTTCAGAAATACCAGTTTTTCTATAATGGTGCAGCTTCATCATTATCAACTAGTGAAACTGTGATACCAAGGACAGTTGAGTTATTGGGGGTGAAACTGACAGCTGTTATGGTTGGGTATTGCTGGACAAAACTTCAGGAAAATGATTGGCATTTTGTGTTCCGCATGGTATTCAAGTGTATTGAATCATCTGCTTTGCTTGTGGAAGAAATGACAGATGGCATAAATGATGCCATAATAAACCAGGTATCAAGTGAAGATGCCTTGGAGAAGATTAAGTTAATGGTTAGCACTACCGATAAGTTAACATTAAGCCTTGCAGAATCTTCTCTGGTTACATTGTGTCACCTCAAGCATCTTGGTAATCTCCAAGAAGTAGAAACTGCCAAGAGTTTGCAGCTTATTAGATCAGGGGACTATGCTGAGAGTACTAACAAGATGGTGGAGAGTATCCTCCGTTTGTTCTTGGCTTCTGGTGTTTCAGAGGCAATTGCAAAATCCTTTGGTGAAGAGGCTTCATCCATCATAGGTTCCAGTCGCCGTGCTTATTTGCATTTTTGGGAACTTGTAGCGTCATTCATAAACAATGCTTCACCAGAGATTAGAAGGTCTGCACTGGAGTCCATGGAACTGTGGGGACTTACCAAGGGTTCAGTCAGTGGACTGTATTCGATTCTTTTCTCCCC from Panicum hallii strain FIL2 chromosome 3, PHallii_v3.1, whole genome shotgun sequence encodes:
- the LOC112886120 gene encoding E3 ubiquitin-protein ligase listerin-like isoform X2; the encoded protein is MGPWWFSQFDPAPEVAQAARRSFEAAFPQSERRLDALMLCVKETFLYLSDNLKLTTQALSDKATPTDESEDMHQRVISSSLLAMATLIDILLGVKLQNCDVDSTSTEKRSLLKVRSTTLSSAEAAFCMHKCFLDVLKSKSAVIRSATYSLLTSYIKHVPHVFDEETMKKLSPTILGAFHEKDVSCHSSMWDTILVLSRKFPEAWSYCNIHKVVLSRFWNFLQNGCYGSKQISYPRLVQFLDSIPPKAVMGQQFVFDFLHNLWDGRNQRQLSAADSLAFCIAFKHIFLWLLENVSRYSGEDSSDDTPIKLITDILAKIVWRDYLLLSGDTAGSGVQSSHKNSGSVVNTQYPMYYLQDLDKCIVEILDVIADTEHHLLNISCELLVRDCLDIIQQGEKLSKFQDHVEQLVSFFLSLDQLVVHKGKTWPLERLARPLVEQSLPAIMFMDTPSLVKLLSVLVEIFGPIPLFLKNYENYHGKSDVKSYLELFNADLLPWCFNGKYSTCNSKIDLLLSLFQDECFFDQWCSIIKYTRAEQKHSIDDKTSNIKDRLELLTLLLQKVRERIAGGKLRNLQKNGYLPEHWQHDLLDATATSVLCDLTAANHHVSFLCAALGGSDQEDQICFLSAETVHKVLGSIVKDLASALLVSTFEWARLAYSLLLPSEPEHLKLPEENSLPINIEMALFAFKVLQGSFFSLGRLEEDSVFPSILASLFVIEWECSMSLAIDDESDLEGHIKGMDVGSSMSRSSKDYLDEKMHLKANLAESIHAFCQSLSPSFWNNLPSCTLNRLANILAQSVRYSVFQTRDLHVEKTAVLCSEWVVEMLKLICLDDINLQSFFDLLLSEGEYWPLWLKPCLQNGHASVKVQLEPAITDDIELKHERFVAFVDRLILNLGFGEVILGVPGNLRCATSQSIDITSPMSSLSRAWVAGEILCTWTWKGGSALETFLPSLVQYMKEESCLEVSIVSLLLDTVLGGTLMHESGPWVLFNAWHLSDNEIGKIQDRFLRALVALLFTTNTKNCLWRESDALVFFEQLLSNLFMGSTVNRKCLKVLPFVMSTIIKPLPQKLNEDTPYGDLVRKSILSWLEAAISCLSSSPREVPVQDIEDWMQVALSCFPLSITGGAQRLVVTVEREISDAEILLMLTLFQKYQFFYNGAASSLSTSETVIPRTVELLGVKLTAVMVGYCWTKLQENDWHFVFRMVFKCIESSALLVEEMTDGINDAIINQVSSEDALEKIKLMVSTTDKLTLSLAESSLVTLCHLKHLGNLQEVETAKSLQLIRSGDYAESTNKMVESILRLFLASGVSEAIAKSFGEEASSIIGSSRRAYLHFWELVASFINNASPEIRRSALESMELWGLTKGSVSGLYSILFSPQPIFHLQFAAFSLLLSEPFCQLSLLKDSSLGENCSSAQRSDISQSAELMPDSEKTLCLRDELSALVEFPTSELLKTDLTEQDRVDVFIAWALLLSHLQSLPSSSIIREHVLQYIQEKVSPCILDCIFQHIPVKSAAPSGKKKDAELLPEAEAAAKASKNAIVTCSLLPYVESLSPVGTLQMSSLAGSLYGMMIRLLPSFVRTWFTTLRDRSLSYSIESFTRQWCSPPLLLDEFSQVKDSVYADENFSVSVNRSAYEIVATYKKEETGIDLVIRLPNCYPLRHVDVECTRSLGISEVKCRKWLLSLTSFVRNQNGAIAEAIRTWKSNFDKEFEGVEECPICYSILHTSNHSLPRLACKTCRHKFHGACLYKWFSTSNKSTCPLCQTPF
- the LOC112886120 gene encoding E3 ubiquitin-protein ligase listerin-like isoform X3 translates to MGKQKGRASSSGMAASLVPHTQGAVPTVGFGGYHGAVRVEPPAPSAPDAPIRLTPDVDGEVLQNLKRLGRKDPTTKLKALSALFTLFAKTPGEEVVQIVPQWAFEYKRLLLDYNREVRRATHEAMSSLVTAIKKGIAPHLKSLMGPWWFSQFDPAPEVAQAARRSFEAAFPQSERRLDALMLCVKETFLYLSDNLKLTTQALSDKATPTDESEDMHQRVISSSLLAMATLIDILLGVKLQNCDVDSTSTEKRSLLKVRSTTLSSAEAAFCMHKCFLDVLKSKSAVIRSATYSLLTSYIKHVPHVFDEETMKKLSPTILGAFHEKDVSCHSSMWDTILVLSRKFPEAWSYCNIHKVVLSRFWNFLQNGCYGSKQISYPRLVQFLDSIPPKAVMGQQFVFDFLHNLWDGRNQRQLSAADSLAFCIAFKHIFLWLLENVSRYSGEDSSDDTPIKLITDILAKIVWRDYLLLSGDTAGSGVQSSHKNSGSVVNTQYPMYYLQDLDKCIVEILDVIADTEHHLLNISCELLVRDCLDIIQQGEKLSKFQDHVEQLVSFFLSLDQLVVHKGKTWPLERLARPLVEQSLPAIMFMDTPSLVKLLSVLVEIFGPIPLFLKNYENYHGKSDVKSYLELFNADLLPWCFNGKYSTCNSKIDLLLSLFQDECFFDQWCSIIKYTRAEQKHSIDDKTSNIKDRLELLTLLLQKVRERIAGGKLRNLQKNGYLPEHWQHDLLDATATSVLCDLTAANHHVSFLCAALGGSDQEDQICFLSAETVHKVLGSIVKDLASALLVSTFEWARLAYSLLLPSEPEHLKLPEENSLPINIEMALFAFKVLQGSFFSLGRLEEDSVFPSILASLFVIEWECSMSLAIDDESDLEGHIKGMDVGSSMSRSSKDYLDEKMHLKANLAESIHAFCQSLSPSFWNNLPSCTLNRLANILAQSVRYSVFQTRDLHVEKTAVLCSEWVVEMLKLICLDDINLQSFFDLLLSEGEYWPLWLKPCLQNGHASVKVQLEPAITDDIELKHERFVAFVDRLILNLGFGEVILGVPGNLRCATSQSIDITSPMSSLSRAWVAGEILCTWTWKGGSALETFLPSLVQYMKEESCLEVSIVSLLLDTVLGGTLMHESGPWVLFNAWHLSDNEIGKIQDRFLRALVALLFTTNTKNCLWRESDALVFFEQLLSNLFMGSTVNRKCLKVLPFVMSTIIKPLPQKLNEDTPYGDLVRKSILSWLEAAISCLSSSPREVPVQDIEDWMQVALSCFPLSITGGAQRLVVTVEREISDAEILLMLTLFQKYQFFYNGAASSLSTSETVIPRTVELLGVKLTAVMVGYCWTKLQENDWHFVFRMVFKCIESSALLVEEMTDGINDAIINQVSSEDALEKIKLMVSTTDKLTLSLAESSLVTLCHLKHLGNLQEVETAKSLQLIRSGDYAESTNKMVESILRLFLASGVSEAIAKSFGEEASSIIGSSRRAYLHFWELVASFINNASPEIRRSALESMELWGLTKGSVSGLYSILFSPQPIFHLQFAAFSLLLSEPFCQLSLLKDSSLGENCSSAQRSDISQSAELMPDSEKTLCLRDELSALVEFPTSELLKTDLTEQDRVDVFIAWALLLSHLQSLPSSSIIREHVLQYIQEKDHCME